The Candidatus Zixiibacteriota bacterium genome contains the following window.
AAGTTCTGGCGGCTACACCGATAAGAATGGCCGCGATTATAACCAGCGGAACAGCCTGAATCATTAGCACTCCCAGCGATGATCCGCGTAGCATGATTCCCCGGATTACCTCTACAAAATATCGGGCCGGGATAATATGCGTTATAACTCTCAGGGCCACCGGCATGTTTTTTATCTCGAAAATAAAACCGGACAGCATCACCGATGGCAGCATGGTAATCACCATAGAAATCATCATAGCCAGTTGCTGGGTTTTAACCAGAGTCGAGATCAATATTCCGATTGACAGGGCCGCGATGATATAAATCAATCCCATTGCGAGCAGGAGAATAATCGATCCGGAAAAAGGTGTCCCGAAATAAAAAACCGCAAACAGCAAGACCAGAATTCCATCAAGCAAGGCCAATCCGATATAGGGAAGGACCTTGCCGGTGATTATCTGAACCGGGGTTACCGGTGCTATGAGAAGCTGTTCCATTGTCCCCGTTTCTTTTTCCCGGGCGATGGTGATCGATGTCAGGAGGGCAGAAATCATCATCAGGATAACCGCAATCAGTCCGGGTACAAAAAAGTGCGATGATTTCAGATCGGGATTGTAATAAATCTGGGGTGATATGATTATCCCCGGGAATTCCATTCCCTCTGGTAACTGATTCATGAAAAACTGCCGAATAACAATACTGGCGTAACTCGAGACGGCCAGGGCCGTGTTGGCATCGGCCCCATCTATAAGGATTCCCAATTCATAAGATGTCATATCGGTCAGGGCCCTGGCCATACCCGGCTCAATGGTTATAATGGCCGCCGCACTTCCGGTTTTCAAGACCCGTTCCGGGTCGGACGGGTCAACGGCGTTATCAGGAGGCAGAAAATAGCCGGAGTTGTAAAATCGGGCGGCCAGATCGCGGGATTCTGCCGTCCGGTCATAATCGATTATCGCCAGTTTGATATTCTTGATATCCAGGTTGATTGCATAACCATACAGGAAGGTCATCATAATCGGCATAATGATGGCAATTATCAATGAGCGCGGATCACGTAAAATATGTCTTATTTCCTTGATCGCCATGAACCTAATTTTTCTCATGAAGCTCCCGCTTGAGAAATGAGATTTATAAACAGCTCCTGCAGGTCCGGCTGACTGTGTTTCCTGATTAATTCCTGCGGATTGCCGATCTCGATTATCTTTCCCTGATGCATGATCGAAATCCGGCGGCAGAACTCGGCTTCATCCATATAATGCGTTGTTACGAAAAGCGTTGTCCCCTCGTCGGCAAGGCGATATAGAATCTCCCAGAAACGACGACGAAAAACCGGATCGACCCCGCCGGTCGGTTCATCAAGAAAGAGGATTTGCGGCCTATGCAGAAGCGATGCCGCCAGGGCCACCCGCTGACGCCAGCCGGTCGGAAGTGAAGCGCAGGAGC
Protein-coding sequences here:
- a CDS encoding ABC transporter permease gives rise to the protein MRKIRFMAIKEIRHILRDPRSLIIAIIMPIMMTFLYGYAINLDIKNIKLAIIDYDRTAESRDLAARFYNSGYFLPPDNAVDPSDPERVLKTGSAAAIITIEPGMARALTDMTSYELGILIDGADANTALAVSSYASIVIRQFFMNQLPEGMEFPGIIISPQIYYNPDLKSSHFFVPGLIAVILMMISALLTSITIAREKETGTMEQLLIAPVTPVQIITGKVLPYIGLALLDGILVLLFAVFYFGTPFSGSIILLLAMGLIYIIAALSIGILISTLVKTQQLAMMISMVITMLPSVMLSGFIFEIKNMPVALRVITHIIPARYFVEVIRGIMLRGSSLGVLMIQAVPLVIIAAILIGVAARTFKLKIN